The DNA region ATCAGGAGTGACACCTCCGATGGAAAATTAAAAATTAAAAACCAACTTAAAAAAACCCAAAAACTCCGAGCCGACATTTTCTACCGCGATGAAATTTCGACACGAACTGGCTGCATCTGCAGTTGcggtcgttgttgttgttgcagTTACTGGATCGGAAGGGAGGAGAGAGCGCTAAACCAACATAGAGGAAACTGGAAAGAATTCCACCAGCCGGCTGGGGTGGGGAAGAGCGCGCTCTGAGCCAATGGGAAGCCGATCGCAAGGAGAGAAGTACCATGTACTTTCCCACCTACCTAGAGTCGAGAGACCTcacttacctacctacctttaGGTACTCACACCCTTCCGCCCCAGCCTGGCAGCAGTTAGCCAGCCACCAAGACcacacaaaaaaaaaaagcacaAGATGCGCATTGGGAGGGAGGCAATAAACTGCTATGATACGCTGCCCCATTACCGTCCATGTGATGCAGAGAGTTTCCATCCGCATCAGCCAACGCTGCTGCCCTGTTGCCGATGCGCCGTCATTTGAGTGGGTATCAgcaggaagaaaaagaaaaaaaggtcCATGCCTTCCACCTGTGACCGACCGACTTGAGTTTTTTACAGGCAGTTAGCCGGTGCGGAAGCGAAGGACCCACAACCAATGCCATCCTGCCTAAGTATCTACTACCTTTACCTTCCTACCATATATACTTACCTACCTGGATAGGTACAGTACCAGGCCACTCTGAGTGCCCTTTTGAGGCAGCGACTAGTGTAGACCGACTCTCGGGTACCTTGCGGATGACAAGGAGAGGAAGCCCATTCCGTCGtcttgtcttcttcgtctttttCGGATCCCTTCATCCCTGCCACGAGGGACAAACCTCCCTGCGTGCCTTACGGtttctcggcctccttgtTGGTGTACAAcactaggtacctaggtaggtagtcgGGCTGGCAGCGCAGCACTGCGAAACATGCACCCTCAAGAGTTCATTGCCCCCCAGCTGCCCTTCCGTTCCTTTGCCCATATCTGTACCGCGGCCCTGTTGAAATGTCTCCACCGTAGAGTATCCGTACTCCTATGCCCCGCATCCCTTTCTTTGCATCAATGTTATTTGTTCATTTTTGCGTGCTGCCAGCAGCTAGCACGTGTTAATTGCTTGCAGAGAGTAATTCCTACGCAGTCCGCTGCACCATCACCTTGGAGAAAAGAAGGataaataaatttaaaaaaaaaaaaacagaaGGGAAGAAAGACATTTCTGTCATAATCCCCACCTGCATCAGTGCACACACACTCTTTCTCTCACACACTGCTGCAAGCTGCCTCCGTCTGCTACCAGTGGCCATTGCGCCTTGTGTACAGATATAGTGTCCGTACCTTGCTGTACACTACTAAAGTCTCCGCGTCCGACCGCGTTCCACACTTTGGTCCTCTGCCTCATCCCAAAGAATGCAAGTGGCTGTTGTAGTTCCGTCTTcgaaaggaaagaaaaaggaaaagatagagtgaaaagggggggaaagaaggcaaaaaaaaaaaaggaaaaagagagCGTGATAAGAACCGCGGGGAAACCAAAGCAGTGGCAACAATAGTTGACAGCAAACAGCCGATGATCAATATCGATAATCGCTCCTACCTACTGTGGCGCCAGATTCGCACCCTGCGCCCTCGTCCCCAAACTCTATCTcggccctcctcgtcggtcgGTATCTGTCCAAAAATATCATTTTAACAACGCCGCCCCTCCACCTCCGTCCatcctcccttcccccctccgATTTACCTACAACCCCGACTGGCCTATCCTCACCACCACAGGGCGTCAGCGACTTTTTCTCCTACCGCAATTGCTTACTGGCTCAACCTAATACATTCAAGGACTCTCAAAGTCCTCTTTCCACTTCACCTGCTTTCCGCGGTTCAACATCGACTTTTGCCCATCATGGCGTGGTCAAAGTCGACGCGGATCAGCATCATGCTGGCCATCGatgtcgtcttcttcctcgttgAGCTGATTGTTGGTTTGATTGTCAAGTCGCTGGCCCTGACGGCGGATGCTTTCCACATGGTACGTCTCGTACTCGACACGCCTCGCGCTGATCCCGTGTACGACCCATCGCTAACAACTAATGTAGCTCAACGACATCATTTCCCTTTGTGTCGGACTGTGGGCTGTCGCCGTGGCAAGAAAGGCCACCACCGACAAGTACTCGTACGGCGTACGCATCCCCCCCAAATACCTTGACCGAAGCTATCACGAGCTGACCCGATTGTCCAGTGGTTACGCGCTGAAATTCTcggcgccttcttcaacgccgtcttcctcatcgccctTTGCgtctccatcatcctcgaAGCCATTACTCGATTCTTCGACCCTCCCGAGATCGACAACCCCCAGCTCATCCTTATCGTTGGTGCGTTCGGCCTCGCTTCCAAtctcgtcggcttcttcgtcctcggcggccacggccactcccacggcggcggcgaccactCCCACGATGATGGTGAACACGACCACGCCCACTCGGACgagcacgccgccgaggaaggtCGCGCCAACTTCTCCAGcgtcgccaacgacgacgagggcaacGTGGGTGATATTTTCCccgaggccatcgtcgcTAGAGCTACCGCCGCTGCCACTTCTGAGACGCCTCGTCACATAAGGTTCGAGCGGGAGTCCGACCCCGTGGGTCGAGCTCCGAGCCGCGCGTCCGCCACCTCCAAGAGCCATGACCGCCGCAGAACCAGCTCCCGACACCACTCACGCCTTACTAGTATCGAGGACATTAGCATCCACCCTTCGAGCTTCCGACAGGAGATCATCGACGCCAGCCGAACCCAGCTCGACGGCCAGGATTCCACGAGTGAGAGCGAAATCGACGAGACCGTCATCGACGATGGTGAGCCCAACGAGCAATCCCCTCTACTCGCATCCAAGGGCAACAACCAGACCTACCTGATTGAAGATCACCGCGGCCGTACTGCCTCCAAGCGCCCGAGACGCGAGTCCAGCCTTCACCACGAGCACAACCACAACAAGGAGCGCAAGAAGACGTCgggcggccacggccacgacCATGGTGACATGGGAATGAATGCCATGGTTCTCCACGTCATTGGCGACGCTCTCGGCAACGTTGGTGTAATTGTCACGGCTCTCATCATCTGGTTGACCGACTGGCCCGGTCGCTTCTACGCCGACCCTGCCGTCTCTCTGTTCATTACCCTGATCATTCTCAAGTCGGCCATCCCCCTCACCAAGGCCACCTCCAAGGTCCTCCTTCAAGCCACTCCCGACAACATCGACCTCCAGGAAGTACGCGAGGATATCCAGAATTTGCCCGGTGTCCTCAGCTGCCACCACGTACACATTTGGCAGCTCTCTGACACCAAGATCGTCGCCTCCCTGCACGTTCACGTCAACTTccccatctcggccgagggTGGCGAGAAGTACATGGAGCTCGCCAAGCGCGCCCGCAAGTGCCTGCACGCCTACGGCATTCACGCAGCCACCATCCAACCCGAGTTCtgcggcgacgacgagcaccACCACGCcaacgaggaggagcagatCGCACAGTACGATGGCGCCGCTTCTGTCGGCTCGCCCAAGCAGACTTGCTTGCTCGAGTGTGTGGACAACtgcgcggccggcggctgctgctccgAGTCGACAGCTGCCGGTAGCCTGCGTAGCCAGTCTGCCCACAGCCACGACGGCCATGGACACGACCACGATCACAGTCATGACCACGGCAACGGCCACTCGCACTCGCACGCGCACTGATTTCGGCTCCGCTTTTCACCCCCTCATCTACACACACGCAAACACCCTTAATACCCCCATTCCTAAGAGCGCGCGTACATCCCCAAACACGACCATGGTTTTCTTCATTGCCATTACCTTAGAGGCGAGGCTTTTTGCTTTTTGCTGCTCCTTCTTGAGCTGCCAAAAACACTGGCGTTTACAGGCTGGGTAAAGACGGGCAGAGTGGATAAACCATTGACTGCATTCTTGAATCCAGTGGGCGGTGGGTTTGATTTCCGGGTTGGTTTCCGGTTCAGTGGCTTCCTCGACGGAATTGAAGGCATCATTACCGCACGATTGGGGCTGTCACTTGCCTTGGTTTTCTCTATCGTCACATCTTTCCAATGGAGCGGtgtttccttttctttttctattccttttttcttctcatTTGTAGAACATGCTCGTAGCCTTCCGCCATTAAGAACGGTTGGGCGCGAGGTAGCGTGTACAATAGTTATGCAAcccaaaacaaaaacaagaaAAAGCTAAAACCCATTAGGGGCCGCCCTCCCCATATGCAGCTGTGATAACTATGTTGGCTGGCCTATTGGGATATCTCAGCACGCCTGGCAGACATCTTCGCCAACATGAGCGTGTGCCGGGGGCTATGGAGAATCAGGCCCAGCCAACGAAGgctgcgacggcgacggcggggtCGGAACTCCTCCAAGCTCCTCAACTCATGGCAGCCACGACAACCATCCACCGACGTCACCTCGCTCCGATCGCCACGCCATTTTCAAATGTTCAATTTCCCTTTAGGGAAGGAGGGTGGAGACTGGCGGGCTGGCTTTCACCAAGTACGAACCAATAGAAGGGCTGATATCGAACTCACAAAACGCAAAGCAATAATAGCAAGCCGAGGGGGGTATCATTACGATTGGgctctttttttttcttcttgtctGCTTGGGCTCAAAAGGAATTTTACTCGTACACAAAATCGCCGCTCTTGCGACGGCACTTTTCCCTCTGCGCGTCTCGATTCTCTCATTTGTTTTCCTTCCCCGTCTGCTCTCTTGGCCTCGGTCCGCAAAGGGGAAGGCGAAAGCCCGGTGTTTGGTAATGATGTTGAtccgccgccagcccatGTCTTCACCCCGTCTCTCAGACCAAAAAGAAAACGCCTAATAGATGATGAACGCCGCTGCCATGTCGTGGAAACATAGTGGACGCGACAGTTAAAAGAAATTgagaaaaataaaataaaagGTTAAGAGCAAAAGGGTCAGTTTGTAAGACCCCTTGTGAACGACTCCTGGGTTGGCACAGCTTCTCTGTCTGTGTGACCCACGATCTCGCCCCCCACTGCTGCTCATCCGAAGACATAGTGGCTATTTACTTtggcagcgacgacgacggcttcTTGATGACAAGCTTAACCTTCTTCGGGGCCTGGCCCTCGGCAGGCGGTGGAGATGCCTGCGGTGGAGATGCCTGCGGCGGAGGCTTGGGCGGCAGTGAAGCTGGGCCTGGTGAAGGACTGGCTGTTGACGGACCCCCAGGTAGAGGCTTCCGAGCTGGCTTGGCGTTAATGCTCTCGGACGGGAGAGGGGCTGGGGACCCAGCCGGAGACGCGCGGGCGCTCAAAGAATGCCCGGGTTTGCGGTTCTTCAGCTGGGACGGGTCTCTGACGGGGCCCATGTTCTTAacgccggccttcttcagAATCTGCCGGAGGTTAGGGTGCTTAAACCTAAACATCCTCCGCTTCTTAACAACAGTGCCGTCCGGCCGAATGCTCAACTTCGGCTTCTTGAGAACCGGAGATGCGTCGTCGACTCCCGGCACCTTATCCGGCCGAGGTCTCTTCTGCAACTTGTTGTTGGTACCAGTGCCACTGGGCTCAGGGGTGGCCTGGGGAGTGGAGCGTCCATTTTGTTGCAAAGATGGCGAGGACACAACAGGTTTCGCAACACCAGGCCTCGCCAGTCCAGGCTTCACGACTGAGGGCTTCGTGGTGATgggcttcgccgtcggcagctTGGGTACAGACGGGGACGGTTTCGCGACGGAAGGCTTTGCGACGGACGGCTTTGCGACGGACGGCTTCGGCGTGGACGATTTGGTGATTGACTGTGCCACAATCGAGTCTGCTTCCCGGGGAactggcgatggcgccgcaGACGGAACTGGGGATTGCATAGCCGGTGACGGGGACGGGCGAGGGACAGCGGAGAAAGGCCGGGGAGCGGGGGAAGCTGGCTTGTTGGTTTTGGCGGTGCCACTCTTCATGCTCACGATTAGACGCTTGGGTTCGGTTGGTCGAGCTGGCGCcgatgctgttgctgttgctgctgccgttgccgtagCTGTAGCCGTtaccgctgcc from Colletotrichum higginsianum IMI 349063 chromosome 4, whole genome shotgun sequence includes:
- a CDS encoding Cation diffusion facilitator gives rise to the protein MAWSKSTRISIMLAIDVVFFLVELIVGLIVKSLALTADAFHMLNDIISLCVGLWAVAVARKATTDKYSYGWLRAEILGAFFNAVFLIALCVSIILEAITRFFDPPEIDNPQLILIVGAFGLASNLVGFFVLGGHGHSHGGGDHSHDDGEHDHAHSDEHAAEEGRANFSSVANDDEGNVGDIFPEAIVARATAAATSETPRHIRFERESDPVGRAPSRASATSKSHDRRRTSSRHHSRLTSIEDISIHPSSFRQEIIDASRTQLDGQDSTSESEIDETVIDDGEPNEQSPLLASKGNNQTYLIEDHRGRTASKRPRRESSLHHEHNHNKERKKTSGGHGHDHGDMGMNAMVLHVIGDALGNVGVIVTALIIWLTDWPGRFYADPAVSLFITLIILKSAIPLTKATSKVLLQATPDNIDLQEVREDIQNLPGVLSCHHVHIWQLSDTKIVASLHVHVNFPISAEGGEKYMELAKRARKCLHAYGIHAATIQPEFCGDDEHHHANEEEQIAQYDGAASVGSPKQTCLLECVDNCAAGGCCSESTAAGSLRSQSAHSHDGHGHDHDHSHDHGNGHSHSHAH